From Bradyrhizobium sp. NDS-1, the proteins below share one genomic window:
- a CDS encoding amidase family protein: protein MAKKTATKKKSVLKKAAKTPSKASSGRKSAVAKPTGKAARGKSTAPRRPKGSAWQWSAVETAAAIRSGAISAVETVEAHLERMRAVNPKLNAVVVDLGEEALKAAHAADKQRAKGGALGLLHGVPITIKENVDYEGRPNFNGVPANKDLVAPSDAPVVRNLKKAGAIVIGLTNTPEFSFRGFTDNPLHGLTLNPWDPNITCGGSSGGAGSAVAAGIGTIAHGNDIGGSLRWPAHCNGVATIKPTQGRIPAFNESATSERPMLAHLMSAQGPLARHVGDVRLALEVMSQRDPRDPWWVPAPLVGARPKGPIKVALAKIPDDMDVDPSVAAALRQAADHLERSGYRVSEVEVPDINGVWQTWCDIITNETVVMQEASMLKVTSEDFHKAWGGMKAKANVLDLKAWMQATAARNGHIRAWQLFFEDYPIVLAPTTVKPTPGPRDDTVSPERVREIFWGEIRFISAINVLGLPGAVVPVALHDGKPIGVQLIAGRYREDLALDAAAAIEKRAGVLAHRLWEQMA from the coding sequence GTGGCGAAGAAGACGGCGACCAAAAAGAAAAGTGTCTTGAAGAAAGCGGCGAAGACTCCGAGCAAGGCGAGCTCCGGCCGCAAGAGCGCGGTCGCGAAGCCGACCGGCAAGGCGGCACGAGGGAAGTCCACCGCACCACGCCGTCCCAAGGGATCGGCCTGGCAATGGTCGGCAGTGGAGACCGCGGCCGCGATCCGGTCCGGCGCCATCTCCGCAGTCGAGACGGTCGAGGCGCATCTCGAACGGATGCGCGCCGTCAATCCGAAGCTGAATGCGGTCGTCGTCGATCTCGGCGAGGAAGCGCTGAAAGCGGCCCATGCAGCCGACAAGCAGCGCGCCAAGGGCGGTGCGCTCGGCCTTCTGCATGGGGTGCCCATAACGATCAAGGAAAACGTCGATTACGAGGGCCGACCGAACTTCAACGGCGTTCCCGCCAACAAGGACCTCGTCGCGCCGTCGGACGCGCCTGTTGTCCGCAACCTGAAGAAGGCCGGCGCGATCGTCATCGGGCTCACCAACACGCCGGAATTCTCCTTCCGCGGCTTCACCGACAATCCCCTGCACGGGCTGACGCTCAATCCGTGGGATCCAAACATCACCTGCGGCGGCTCCTCGGGCGGCGCGGGTTCGGCGGTCGCCGCCGGCATCGGCACCATCGCCCATGGCAACGACATCGGCGGCTCGCTGCGCTGGCCGGCGCATTGCAACGGTGTTGCCACCATCAAGCCGACGCAAGGGCGCATTCCCGCGTTCAACGAGAGCGCAACCTCCGAGCGGCCGATGCTGGCGCATCTGATGTCGGCACAGGGGCCGCTCGCCCGCCACGTCGGCGACGTCCGTCTTGCGCTGGAGGTGATGAGCCAGCGCGATCCGCGCGATCCCTGGTGGGTGCCGGCGCCGCTGGTCGGCGCGAGACCGAAGGGGCCGATCAAGGTGGCCCTGGCCAAGATTCCCGACGACATGGACGTCGATCCGTCGGTCGCCGCGGCGCTGCGCCAGGCCGCCGACCATCTCGAACGGTCCGGCTACCGCGTCAGCGAGGTCGAGGTACCCGACATCAACGGTGTCTGGCAGACCTGGTGCGACATCATCACCAACGAGACCGTGGTGATGCAGGAAGCCTCCATGCTGAAGGTGACTTCGGAAGACTTCCACAAGGCCTGGGGCGGCATGAAGGCCAAGGCCAACGTGCTCGATCTCAAGGCCTGGATGCAGGCGACCGCCGCGCGTAACGGGCATATCCGCGCCTGGCAGTTGTTCTTCGAGGACTATCCGATCGTGCTTGCGCCGACCACGGTGAAGCCGACGCCGGGCCCGCGCGATGACACCGTCAGCCCCGAGCGCGTGCGCGAGATCTTCTGGGGCGAGATCCGCTTCATCTCCGCAATCAACGTGCTGGGCCTGCCCGGCGCCGTGGTGCCGGTGGCGCTCCACGACGGCAAGCCCATCGGCGTGCAGCTCATCGCCGGGCGCTATCGCGAGGATCTCGCGCTCGATGCGGCGGCCGCGATCGAGAAGCGCGCCGGCGTGCTCGCCCACAGGCTGTGGGAGCAGATGGCTTAG
- a CDS encoding O-acetylhomoserine aminocarboxypropyltransferase/cysteine synthase family protein yields the protein MRNETIAIHAGYEPEATTHAVAVPIYQTAAYAFDSADHGAALFNLEAEGFRYSRIANPTSAVLEKRIAQLEGGVGALAVATGQAALHFAFVNVADHGGNIVSVPQLYGTTHTLLSHILPRQGITGRFAESDKPEAIEKLIDENTRAVFAETIGNPAGNVCDIEALAKVAHAHGVPLIVDNTVATPILLKPFDYGADIAVHSLTKFLGGHGTTLGGAIVDSGNFPWAKYADRFPAYNKPDASYHGLVYAERFGRTAYIERARSVYQRTMGSVLSPFNAFLLLQGIETVALRMERHVENARKVAEFLRKDSRVAWVNYTGFPDSPYYPLVQKYLDGNASSLFTFGIKGGMEAGKSFYDALKLITRLVNIGDAKSLACHPASTTHRQMSAEQQRAAGVLPETIRLSIGIEHVSDIIEDIDQALDKACRSARLEAAE from the coding sequence ATGCGCAACGAGACGATCGCTATTCACGCCGGCTACGAGCCCGAGGCGACCACGCACGCGGTCGCGGTGCCGATTTACCAGACCGCTGCCTACGCCTTCGACAGCGCCGATCACGGCGCGGCGCTCTTCAATCTCGAGGCTGAAGGTTTCCGCTACAGCCGTATCGCCAATCCGACCAGCGCGGTGCTGGAGAAGCGTATCGCCCAGCTCGAAGGCGGCGTCGGCGCGCTCGCGGTTGCGACCGGCCAGGCGGCGCTGCATTTTGCCTTCGTCAACGTCGCCGACCACGGCGGCAACATCGTGTCCGTGCCGCAGCTCTACGGCACCACGCACACGCTGCTCTCCCACATCCTGCCGCGCCAGGGCATCACCGGCCGCTTCGCCGAGAGCGACAAGCCCGAGGCGATCGAGAAGCTGATCGACGAGAACACCCGCGCCGTGTTCGCAGAGACCATCGGCAATCCCGCCGGCAATGTCTGCGACATCGAGGCGCTGGCCAAGGTCGCGCATGCGCATGGCGTGCCGCTGATCGTCGACAACACGGTGGCAACTCCGATTCTGCTCAAGCCGTTCGACTACGGCGCCGACATCGCCGTGCACTCGCTGACCAAATTCCTGGGCGGTCACGGCACCACGCTCGGCGGCGCCATCGTCGACTCCGGAAATTTCCCGTGGGCGAAATACGCAGACCGCTTCCCCGCCTACAACAAGCCCGACGCTTCCTATCACGGCCTCGTCTATGCCGAGCGTTTCGGCCGCACCGCCTATATCGAGCGCGCGCGCAGCGTCTATCAGCGCACCATGGGCTCGGTGCTGTCGCCATTCAACGCCTTCCTGCTGCTCCAGGGCATCGAGACCGTAGCGCTGCGCATGGAGCGCCATGTCGAGAACGCCCGCAAGGTCGCCGAATTCCTGCGCAAGGATTCGCGGGTCGCCTGGGTCAATTACACCGGCTTTCCCGACAGTCCCTATTATCCGCTGGTGCAGAAATATCTCGACGGCAACGCCTCCTCGCTGTTCACCTTCGGCATCAAGGGCGGGATGGAGGCCGGCAAGTCCTTCTATGATGCGCTGAAGCTGATCACGCGCCTCGTCAATATCGGCGATGCTAAGTCGCTGGCCTGTCATCCGGCCTCGACCACCCACCGGCAGATGTCGGCGGAGCAGCAGCGCGCTGCCGGCGTGCTGCCGGAGACCATCCGGCTCTCGATCGGCATCGAGCATGTCTCCGATATCATCGAGGATATTGATCAGGCGCTGGACAAGGCCTGTCGGTCAGCGCGCCTCGAGGCCGCGGAGTAG
- a CDS encoding homoserine O-succinyltransferase MetA: protein MTILIDRDQVISSPALVPTERDFAREHGPELTIGLVNNMPDPALKATERQFMKLLQAAAGPCRIRFHCFSLPSVKRSPEARWHVESEYSDLSDLKRQKFDGLIVTGAEPVAPELDQEPYWRDLTDLIDWAKASTRSTIWSCLAAHAAVLHLDGIERRRLRAKCHGIFDCDAMTNDSLTRAAPAPLKVSHSRLNEIAESDLVQAGYQVLTRSALAGVDVFVRQYASRFVFFQGHPEYDALSLQREYLRDIGRYLARERENYPRLPVSYFDAATEEKLSRFEKKAVHQRHPALANELPGLNLRADIGAGSAAAVLFRNWLQYLSLEADASVPAHQPKDVGSALGLPKR, encoded by the coding sequence ATGACGATCTTGATCGACAGGGATCAAGTCATCTCGAGCCCGGCGCTGGTGCCGACCGAGCGCGATTTCGCGCGAGAACATGGTCCCGAACTCACGATCGGGCTCGTCAACAACATGCCGGATCCGGCGCTGAAGGCGACCGAGCGGCAGTTCATGAAGCTGCTCCAGGCCGCAGCAGGTCCGTGCCGCATCCGCTTCCACTGCTTCTCGCTTCCCAGTGTGAAGCGCTCGCCGGAAGCGAGGTGGCATGTCGAGAGCGAATATTCGGATCTTTCCGATCTCAAGCGTCAGAAATTCGACGGGCTGATCGTGACCGGCGCCGAGCCTGTCGCGCCCGAGCTCGATCAGGAGCCGTACTGGCGCGATCTTACCGACCTCATCGACTGGGCCAAGGCCAGCACGCGCTCGACGATCTGGTCGTGCCTTGCCGCGCATGCGGCAGTGCTGCACCTCGACGGCATCGAACGGCGACGGCTGCGGGCCAAATGCCACGGCATCTTCGATTGCGACGCCATGACGAACGATTCCCTGACGCGCGCCGCGCCGGCGCCACTGAAGGTCTCGCATTCGCGGTTGAACGAGATTGCGGAGAGCGACCTGGTGCAGGCCGGCTATCAGGTGCTGACACGCTCGGCCCTTGCAGGTGTCGACGTATTCGTTCGCCAATATGCCAGCCGCTTCGTGTTTTTCCAGGGGCATCCGGAATACGACGCGCTGTCGCTCCAGCGCGAATATCTGCGCGACATCGGCCGCTATCTCGCGCGTGAACGCGAGAATTATCCGCGCCTGCCCGTGAGCTATTTTGACGCAGCGACGGAAGAGAAACTGTCCCGTTTCGAGAAGAAAGCGGTGCACCAGCGCCATCCGGCGCTCGCCAACGAGTTGCCCGGGCTGAATTTGCGCGCCGATATCGGCGCCGGCAGCGCGGCGGCGGTGCTCTTCCGCAACTGGCTGCAGTATCTCAGCCTGGAAGCCGATGCATCGGTCCCTGCGCATCAGCCGAAGGATGTTGGTTCCGCGTTAGGATTACCCAAGCGTTAG
- a CDS encoding polysaccharide deacetylase family protein: protein MWSALQGRVSNRLARHFRAAPHRLPAHAPMVSFTFDDAPDSAAGEGAELLEKHGGRGTFYLAGSLIDRPSDHWHGLSNDAIVRLHRAGHEIACHTFSHQSSASLDEAAMAREIERNRAYFRGIDSSIKLENFAYPYGIASVWRKPQLARAFRSARGILPGVNSDVIDLQFLRASPLVDCEIDQAGVDRYFDEAVASGGWLIFYGHDITNAPSPYGCTPGLMRHALDAAQRRGMPIVTVAEALRRIGA, encoded by the coding sequence GTGTGGTCGGCACTCCAGGGACGCGTGAGCAATCGGTTGGCCCGGCATTTCCGCGCCGCGCCGCACCGGCTGCCTGCCCATGCGCCGATGGTGAGCTTCACCTTCGACGATGCCCCCGACAGCGCGGCAGGCGAGGGCGCCGAGCTTCTGGAAAAGCATGGCGGCCGCGGGACGTTCTATCTCGCCGGCAGCCTGATCGATCGTCCGTCGGACCACTGGCACGGGCTGTCGAACGACGCCATCGTGCGACTTCACCGCGCCGGTCACGAGATCGCCTGCCACACCTTCTCGCACCAGAGCTCGGCCAGTCTCGATGAAGCAGCGATGGCTCGCGAGATCGAGCGGAACCGCGCTTATTTTCGTGGAATCGATTCCTCGATCAAGCTGGAGAACTTCGCCTATCCCTATGGGATCGCCTCGGTCTGGCGCAAGCCGCAGCTCGCCAGGGCCTTCCGTTCGGCGCGTGGTATTCTCCCCGGCGTCAACAGCGACGTCATCGACCTCCAGTTCCTGCGCGCGTCGCCCCTGGTCGATTGCGAGATCGATCAAGCGGGGGTCGATCGCTACTTCGATGAGGCGGTCGCGAGCGGGGGATGGCTCATCTTCTATGGCCACGACATAACGAACGCGCCGAGTCCCTATGGCTGCACTCCCGGCCTGATGCGACATGCGCTGGATGCGGCCCAGAGGCGTGGCATGCCCATTGTGACTGTCGCGGAAGCCTTGCGACGAATCGGGGCGTAG
- the recQ gene encoding DNA helicase RecQ — MSVPSTAPPAPTNGRDALSVLHSIFGLPGFRGAQGEIVRHVTGGGNCLVLMPTGGGKSLCYQLPSLLREGCGIVVSPLIALMRDQVAGLIEAGVNAAALNSSLSFQEASDIERRLLAGDLDLLYVAPERLVTPRCLSLLAQAKVALFAIDEAHCVSQWGHDFRPEYVGLSIIAERFPDVPRIALTATADDLTRKEIVARLQLTDAPQFVSSFDRPNIRYEIVDKRNAVSQLKEFIRERHAGDAGVVYCLSRNRVEEVAAALDDAGIAALPYHAGLDSQVRSRNQDRFLNEDGIVIVATVAFGMGIDKPDVRFVAHLDLPKSIEAYYQETGRAGRDGKPSAAWMAYGLSDIVQQRRMIDESSASDEFKRVSIGKLDALVGLAETPHCRRRRLLAYFGEIVMGETCGNCDNCLTPPKMRDGKVLAQKLLSCVYRTGQRFGAMHLIDVLVGRLTEKVTQFGHDKLSVFGIGRELNEKQWRTVLRQLVAMGHLHSDSEAFGALKLTETARGVLRGETEVWLREEAPGARIRASRGKSRRGDLAPAASAPQGDVDPELRARLRSWRSDIARERGVPAYVVLHDATIDGIVRAWPTTLDELRNVPGIGDKKLEHYGDELLQIVRTR; from the coding sequence ATGTCCGTTCCTTCCACCGCTCCGCCCGCGCCGACCAACGGCCGCGATGCGCTGTCGGTGCTGCATTCCATCTTCGGCCTGCCGGGTTTTCGCGGCGCGCAGGGAGAGATCGTCAGGCACGTCACGGGCGGTGGCAATTGCCTGGTGCTGATGCCGACCGGCGGCGGCAAGTCGCTGTGCTATCAACTTCCTTCCTTGCTGCGTGAAGGCTGCGGCATCGTGGTGTCGCCGCTGATCGCGTTGATGCGCGATCAGGTCGCCGGCCTGATCGAAGCCGGCGTCAATGCCGCCGCGCTGAATTCGTCACTGTCGTTCCAGGAAGCCTCCGACATCGAACGCCGCCTGCTCGCGGGCGATCTCGATCTGCTTTATGTCGCGCCGGAGCGTCTGGTGACGCCGCGCTGCCTGTCGCTGCTGGCGCAGGCCAAGGTGGCGCTGTTCGCGATCGACGAGGCGCATTGCGTCTCGCAATGGGGCCATGACTTTCGCCCCGAATATGTCGGCCTCTCCATCATCGCCGAGCGCTTTCCCGACGTGCCGCGCATCGCGCTGACCGCGACCGCCGACGATCTGACGCGCAAGGAGATCGTCGCGCGGCTTCAATTGACGGACGCGCCGCAATTCGTCTCGAGCTTCGACCGGCCCAACATCCGTTACGAGATCGTCGACAAGCGCAACGCCGTATCGCAGCTGAAGGAATTCATCCGGGAGCGTCACGCGGGCGATGCCGGCGTGGTCTATTGCCTGTCCCGCAACCGGGTCGAGGAGGTCGCCGCCGCGCTTGACGACGCCGGCATTGCGGCGCTGCCCTACCACGCCGGGCTCGACAGCCAGGTGCGCTCGCGCAACCAGGACCGCTTTCTCAACGAGGACGGCATCGTTATCGTCGCGACGGTCGCGTTCGGCATGGGCATCGACAAGCCCGACGTGCGCTTCGTCGCCCATCTCGACCTGCCCAAGAGCATCGAGGCCTATTACCAGGAGACGGGCCGCGCCGGCCGTGACGGCAAGCCGTCGGCGGCCTGGATGGCCTATGGGCTCTCCGACATCGTGCAGCAGCGGCGCATGATCGACGAGTCCAGCGCCTCCGACGAATTCAAGCGGGTCTCGATCGGCAAGCTCGATGCGCTGGTCGGACTTGCCGAAACGCCGCACTGCCGGCGCCGGCGGCTGCTCGCCTATTTCGGCGAGATCGTGATGGGCGAGACCTGCGGCAATTGCGACAACTGCCTGACGCCGCCGAAAATGCGCGACGGCAAGGTGCTGGCGCAGAAGCTGTTGTCCTGCGTCTACCGCACCGGACAGCGGTTTGGAGCGATGCATCTGATCGACGTGCTGGTCGGACGCCTGACCGAGAAGGTGACGCAGTTCGGCCACGACAAATTGTCGGTGTTCGGCATCGGCCGCGAGCTCAATGAAAAGCAGTGGCGCACAGTGCTCCGGCAGTTGGTGGCGATGGGACATCTGCACAGCGACAGCGAGGCTTTCGGCGCGCTGAAGCTGACCGAGACCGCGCGCGGCGTGCTGCGCGGGGAGACCGAGGTGTGGCTGCGCGAGGAAGCGCCCGGCGCGCGTATTCGCGCCAGTCGCGGCAAATCGCGCCGCGGTGATCTCGCGCCTGCGGCCAGCGCGCCGCAAGGCGATGTCGATCCGGAGCTGCGCGCGCGGCTGCGGTCCTGGCGCTCGGACATCGCCCGCGAACGCGGCGTACCGGCCTATGTCGTGCTGCATGATGCCACCATCGACGGCATCGTCCGGGCTTGGCCAACCACTCTCGACGAACTCCGCAACGTCCCCGGCATCGGCGACAAGAAGCTCGAGCATTACGGCGACGAACTGCTACAGATCGTCAGGACGCGGTAG
- a CDS encoding 1-aminocyclopropane-1-carboxylate deaminase, translating into MKLDKFPRYKLTFGPTPIEKLERLSKHLGGQVEVYAKREDCNSGLAYGGNKLRKLEYIIPDAIASNADTLVSIGGVQSNHTRMIAAVAAKIGMKCRLVQEAWVPHEDAVYDRVGNIMLSRIMGADVRLVDDGFDIGIRKSWEQAIEEVKAAGGKPYAIPAGASVHKFGGLGYVGFAEEVRKQEAELGFKFDYIVVCTVTGSTHAGMLVGFAADGRARKVIGIDASFTPEQTKAQVLEIAQNTAKLVELGKELVADDVVLIEDYAYPAYGVPSEETKEAIRLSARLEGMITDPVYEGKSMQGLIDLAKKGYFEKGAKILYAHLGGAPALNGYAYAFRNG; encoded by the coding sequence ATGAAGCTCGATAAATTTCCGCGATACAAGCTGACCTTCGGCCCGACGCCCATCGAGAAGCTGGAGCGGCTGTCAAAACATCTCGGCGGCCAGGTCGAGGTCTATGCCAAGCGCGAGGACTGCAATTCGGGCCTTGCCTATGGCGGCAACAAGCTGCGCAAGCTCGAATATATCATTCCCGACGCGATCGCCTCCAACGCCGACACGTTGGTCTCGATCGGCGGCGTGCAGTCGAACCACACCCGCATGATCGCCGCCGTCGCGGCCAAGATCGGCATGAAGTGTCGTCTGGTGCAGGAAGCCTGGGTGCCGCACGAGGACGCCGTCTATGACCGCGTCGGCAACATCATGCTCTCGCGCATCATGGGCGCCGACGTGCGCCTCGTCGACGACGGCTTCGACATCGGTATCCGCAAGAGCTGGGAGCAGGCGATCGAGGAAGTGAAGGCCGCGGGCGGCAAGCCTTACGCGATTCCTGCCGGAGCCTCCGTGCACAAATTTGGCGGTCTCGGCTATGTCGGCTTCGCCGAGGAGGTGCGCAAGCAGGAAGCCGAGCTCGGCTTCAAGTTCGACTACATCGTGGTCTGCACGGTCACTGGCTCGACCCATGCCGGCATGCTGGTGGGCTTCGCTGCCGACGGCCGCGCGCGCAAAGTGATCGGCATCGATGCCTCCTTCACGCCCGAACAGACCAAGGCCCAGGTGCTGGAGATCGCGCAAAACACCGCCAAGCTCGTCGAGCTCGGCAAGGAGCTCGTCGCTGACGACGTCGTGCTGATCGAGGATTACGCCTATCCCGCCTATGGCGTGCCGTCGGAGGAGACCAAGGAGGCCATCCGCCTCAGCGCACGTCTCGAAGGCATGATCACCGACCCCGTCTACGAGGGCAAGTCGATGCAGGGCCTGATCGATCTTGCGAAGAAGGGCTATTTCGAGAAGGGCGCGAAGATTCTGTACGCCCATCTCGGCGGCGCCCCCGCACTGAATGGATATGCGTATGCGTTCCGGAATGGGTGA